In Pseudoduganella albidiflava, a single window of DNA contains:
- a CDS encoding polysaccharide pyruvyl transferase family protein, with the protein MTNANFNTAVLGYFGYQNAGDDAFHDFWSRTMGVPDASLLKNLRGLNVKSPVLGGGAIVNEYFISRLPESFDRLSLYGCSFPYGPDDIQLLAPFAGRIGDIHLRSKRDAEAARELFPSTRYVPDLVFGHDFAERHITIEEIVGQCEVPPIEFDFQRKNLFLLLSDHYRPGELSRHFLVESFKYRIAETLDYLSEFYNIICLPMSMWHDSRDNVFAADVVSRMRMREKVAAIDRYLGPDYIFQAIKSQASLVVSMKYHGIVFAMCAGVPFINVGDTRKNQDLLVDSGLGALESSMGDFDRDRFLAAVKVAESADTRELILDTAARNREEVQAAMKAIGKNLDFSPV; encoded by the coding sequence ATGACTAATGCCAATTTCAATACGGCGGTGTTGGGATATTTTGGATACCAGAATGCCGGCGATGACGCGTTCCACGATTTCTGGTCGCGCACCATGGGTGTTCCGGATGCCTCGCTGCTGAAGAATTTGCGGGGCCTGAATGTCAAGTCGCCAGTCCTGGGCGGCGGCGCGATCGTCAACGAATATTTCATTTCACGGCTGCCGGAAAGCTTCGATCGGCTCAGCCTGTACGGTTGCTCGTTTCCCTATGGCCCGGATGATATCCAGCTGCTCGCACCATTCGCTGGCCGCATCGGCGACATTCATTTGCGGAGCAAGCGCGATGCCGAGGCGGCAAGGGAACTGTTTCCATCGACCCGGTATGTACCCGATCTGGTCTTTGGCCATGACTTCGCCGAGCGGCACATTACCATCGAAGAGATCGTTGGCCAGTGCGAAGTCCCGCCGATCGAGTTCGATTTCCAGCGCAAGAACCTGTTCCTCCTGCTGTCCGACCATTATCGCCCGGGCGAGCTGAGCAGGCATTTTCTCGTTGAATCGTTCAAGTACAGGATCGCCGAAACGCTCGATTATCTTTCGGAGTTCTACAACATCATCTGCCTGCCCATGAGCATGTGGCATGACAGCCGGGATAATGTTTTCGCGGCCGACGTCGTCAGCAGGATGAGAATGCGCGAGAAGGTCGCGGCGATCGACAGGTATCTCGGACCGGACTATATATTCCAGGCCATCAAATCCCAGGCGTCGCTGGTCGTTTCGATGAAATACCACGGCATTGTTTTTGCAATGTGCGCGGGAGTGCCATTCATCAATGTCGGCGACACGCGGAAGAACCAGGACCTGCTCGTGGATTCCGGACTGGGCGCGCTCGAAAGCAGCATGGGCGATTTTGACAGGGACCGCTTTCTCGCGGCGGTGAAAGTCGCCGAATCCGCCGATACGCGCGAGCTCATTCTCGACACGGCAGCGAGGAACCGCGAGGAAGTTCAGGCGGCAATGAAAGCCATCGGCAAGAATCTAGATTTTTCACCAGTATAG
- a CDS encoding glycosyltransferase, with protein MKRIAWCTPFSAASSISEFSHTLIESYNSDPELKARAQIDVLVNENGRRYRSTSKCLSIRQILGSQDSISLFTEHYDDIFYNLGNNKENHQDIFDLAAKAPGIAILHDYVYQHYLAARIFTDSNAPKVYAYLMGRHYGASGLASVHASQILRPRESRIGLWDTDLTSRYPLIEAIVANPRYKGIVVHSDMVRRAVAETFSGPILQLRLPGDEKESPSAETIARWREDTGKRSRVTVAVIGHIQRGKQIHRLLDAIFSAPGIADLLQTVIIAGKPADSEYVEHLKKMILDHPLGALVRLELNVSHERLQEIKEAADFFVNVRHPNTEGGSGSLIEQLACNKAVIVLNSGIFAEVKGGVIKIENLHDPAEMQRAIHKLASSAEYRVQLGDEARQYAMSFLSRDYMREALDFSESLKKENRLPTQLDFNEILLHDSETRGPEPLFQWGDAAFAEFAKIIFQPYFSQEFLDYLARTAQQDKINAYKRYSFARVLLSFFDHAAKGEECKYWLLPAHLNFADCYVLACLKEQHYHTFASLLSGVGVVQIKQWSIVAQRFSTATIVERFALLLALWKDQNAPVSQAEFGDFCDIIKATVSAKFIEVIRLVATLPEEDFSRLMLGEWRNFIDTRQYRSSYLDLHEGIHGDHETLVKHYEAHGKNEGRVARVSLQRLLSATKK; from the coding sequence ATGAAAAGAATAGCCTGGTGCACGCCATTCTCCGCGGCCTCGTCGATCAGCGAGTTTTCCCACACGCTCATCGAGAGCTACAACAGCGATCCGGAACTCAAGGCTCGCGCGCAAATCGATGTGCTGGTCAATGAAAACGGCCGCCGCTACCGATCGACCAGCAAGTGCCTGAGCATCCGGCAGATCCTGGGTTCGCAGGACTCCATCAGCCTGTTCACTGAACATTACGACGATATCTTCTACAACCTGGGCAACAACAAGGAAAACCACCAGGACATCTTCGATCTGGCGGCCAAGGCGCCCGGCATCGCGATCCTGCATGATTATGTCTACCAGCATTATCTTGCTGCGCGCATCTTCACCGACAGCAATGCGCCGAAGGTCTATGCCTACCTGATGGGCCGACATTATGGTGCATCCGGCCTGGCCAGCGTCCATGCGTCGCAGATCCTCAGGCCGCGCGAATCGCGGATCGGACTCTGGGATACCGACCTCACCAGCAGGTACCCGCTGATCGAAGCAATCGTGGCCAACCCGCGCTACAAAGGCATCGTGGTGCATTCGGACATGGTGCGGCGGGCCGTGGCGGAAACCTTCAGTGGACCGATTCTCCAGTTGCGCCTGCCGGGCGATGAAAAGGAATCGCCATCGGCGGAGACGATCGCGCGCTGGCGCGAGGATACGGGAAAGCGCAGCAGGGTCACCGTGGCTGTTATCGGCCACATCCAGCGCGGCAAGCAGATCCACCGGCTGCTCGACGCGATATTCTCCGCGCCGGGTATCGCCGATCTCCTGCAAACGGTGATCATCGCCGGCAAGCCAGCCGACAGCGAATATGTCGAGCACCTCAAAAAAATGATACTCGACCATCCGCTTGGCGCACTGGTGCGCCTCGAACTCAATGTCAGCCATGAACGGCTGCAGGAGATCAAGGAGGCAGCGGACTTCTTCGTGAATGTGCGCCATCCCAACACCGAGGGGGGATCCGGCTCGCTGATCGAGCAGCTGGCGTGCAACAAGGCCGTCATTGTATTGAACAGCGGAATTTTCGCCGAGGTGAAGGGCGGCGTCATCAAGATCGAAAACCTCCACGACCCTGCGGAAATGCAGCGCGCCATCCACAAGCTGGCTTCGTCGGCGGAATACCGCGTGCAACTGGGCGACGAGGCGAGACAATACGCGATGTCATTCCTGTCCAGGGATTACATGCGCGAAGCACTGGATTTCAGCGAATCCCTGAAGAAGGAAAACCGGCTGCCTACCCAGCTCGATTTCAACGAAATCCTGCTCCACGACTCGGAAACGCGGGGGCCGGAACCCTTGTTCCAGTGGGGTGATGCGGCATTCGCCGAGTTCGCGAAAATCATTTTCCAGCCATATTTTTCGCAGGAATTCCTCGATTATCTGGCCAGGACCGCGCAGCAGGACAAAATCAATGCCTACAAGCGATACTCCTTTGCCAGGGTATTGCTGTCATTTTTCGATCATGCGGCAAAGGGCGAGGAATGCAAATACTGGCTGTTGCCGGCCCACCTGAATTTCGCCGACTGCTATGTGCTGGCCTGCCTGAAGGAGCAGCATTACCACACCTTCGCCAGCCTTCTGTCGGGAGTAGGAGTTGTGCAGATCAAGCAGTGGTCGATTGTCGCACAACGTTTTTCAACAGCCACTATCGTTGAGAGATTTGCACTCTTGCTGGCCCTTTGGAAAGACCAGAATGCCCCCGTATCCCAGGCAGAGTTCGGGGATTTCTGTGATATCATAAAAGCCACTGTTTCTGCAAAATTCATCGAAGTCATCCGATTGGTAGCGACATTGCCGGAGGAAGATTTCAGCCGTCTCATGCTGGGTGAATGGCGCAATTTCATCGACACCAGGCAATACCGCAGTTCCTATCTCGATTTGCATGAAGGAATCCATGGGGACCATGAGACGCTCGTCAAGCATTACGAAGCACATGGCAAAAACGAAGGCCGAGTCGCTAGGGTGTCGCTGCAACGATTGCTTTCAGCCACAAAAAAATGA